The Coffea arabica cultivar ET-39 chromosome 1e, Coffea Arabica ET-39 HiFi, whole genome shotgun sequence genome has a window encoding:
- the LOC140013595 gene encoding xyloglucan galactosyltransferase MUR3-like has protein sequence MRRRPAATPSLEDLMEKGQGKSQQSRLCLLASLAAFFWLALLYFHFVVLGGSSVVDQSTQDLNPTSLNAQPSNKNTVLPQQIQSPPLTTSPPKSREHRPALGNNSSSNSLPESVTQRRTDVSTGQKAENYPFMRALRTVDNKSDPCGGRYIYIHDLPPRFNEDMLKECKTLSLWTNMCKFTSNAGLGPPLENAEGVFSNTGWYATNQFAVDVIFNNRMKQYECLTQDSSLAAAIFVPFYAGFDIARYLWGYNTSMRDAASLALIDWLTKKPEWSIMGGKDHFLVAGRITWDFRRQTEQDSDWGNKLLFLPAAKNMSMLVVESSPWNANDFGIPYPTYFHPAKDADVFIWQDRMRKSERKWLFCFAGARRPGDPKSIRDQIIDQCKKSKVCKLLECDLGESKCHSPSSIMQMFQNSHFCLQPQGDSYTRRSAFDSILAGCIPVFFHPASAYTQYTWHLPKNISTYSVLIPEKDVRKNIVNIEQWLSQISLEQAKAMREEVIKLIPRIMYADPRSKLETLKDAFDVAVEAVIRRVTKLRRDIIGGRTDDNFIEELSWKYALSDEGPVDLGPHEWDPFFEKQKKGEEDSSGSSAEAAKNSWKIEQRQQ, from the coding sequence ATGAGACGCCGCCCGGCGGCGACACCTTCTTTGGAAGATCTTATGGAGAAGGGGCAAGGGAAGAGTCAGCAGTCCCGGCTCTGTCTTCTGGCTTCATTAGCTGCCTTCTTCTGGTTGGCATTACTGTATTTCCACTTTGTAGTTCTTGGAGGCAGTAGTGTTGTTGATCAATCCACCCAAGATCTGAACCCTACTTCTTTAAACGCTCAACCGAGCAATAAGAATACTGTTTTACCCCAACAAATTCAGAGTCCTCCACTCACTACTAGTCCTCCAAAATCTCGAGAACATCGTCCTGCATTAGGTAATAACAGTTCAAGCAACTCCCTTCCGGAATCCGTTACTCAGCGGAGGACTGATGTTTCTACTGGTCAGAAGGCGGAGAACTACCCATTTATGAGGGCTTTAAGAACTGTCGACAATAAGAGTGATCCATGTGGTGGGagatatatttatatacatgaTCTTCCCCCGAGGTTCAATGAGGATATGCTCAAGGAGTGTAAGACTCTTAGTCTGTGGACCAACATGTGCAAGTTTACTAGCAATGCTGGACTTGGCCCCCCACTTGAGAACGCTGAAGGGGTGTTCTCGAATACGGGATGGTATGCAACTAATCAATTTGCTGTGGATGTGATCTTCAATAACAGGATGAAGCAGTATGAGTGCTTGACTCAAGATTCTTCACTTGCTGCAGCCATTTTTGTACCCTTCTATGCTGGGTTTGATATAGCTCGGTATCTATGGGGCTACAACACTTCGATGAGGGATGCTGCTTCTCTTGCTCTGATTGATTGGTTGACCAAGAAGCCCGAGTGGAGTATCATGGGAGGAAAGGATCATTTCCTTGTTGCAGGGAGGATAACTTGGGATTTTAGGAGACAAACTGAACAAGACTCAGATTGGGGTAACAAGCTTCTTTTCCTACCAGCTGCCAAAAATATGTCCATGCTTGTGGTGGAATCAAGCCCATGGAATGCAAATGATTTTGGTATCCCGTATCCGACCTACTTCCATCCAGCAAAGGATGCTGATGTGTTCATTTGGCAAGATCGTATGAGAAAGTCGGAGCGGAAGTGGCTTTTCTGTTTCGCAGGGGCTCGCCGTCCAGGGGATCCCAAATCAATTAGGGATCAGATCATTGATCAGTGCAAGAAATCTAAGGTGTGTAAGCTACTGGAATGTGATTTGGGTGAGAGCAAGTGTCATTCGCCAAGCAGTATAATGCAGATGTTTCAGaattcccatttctgcctacaGCCTCAAGGTGACTCGTATACCAGAAGATCAGCCTTTGACTCAATTTTGGCAGGTTGCATACCCGTCTTTTTCCATCCTGCTTCTGCATACACTCAGTACACCTGGCACCttccaaaaaatatttcaacATATTCCGTGCTAATTCCAGAGAAAGATGTTCGTAAGAATATTGTCAACATAGAGCAATGGCTTAGTCAAATATCTTTGGAGCAAGCAAAGGCAATGAGGGAGGAGGTTATTAAACTTATACCCAGGATAATGTATGCTGATCCTCGGTCTAAGTTGGAAACTCTCAAAGATGCTTTTGATGTAGCTGTGGAGGCAGTTATTCGTAGGGTTACCAAGTTGAGGAGAGACATAATTGGGGGCCGCACAGATGATAACTTCATTGAGGAACTTAGTTGGAAATATGCTTTGTCAGATGAGGGGCCGGTTGATTTGGGACCTCATGAATGGGATCCATTCTTCGAGAAACAAAAGAAGGGTGAAGAAGATTCCAGTGGATCATCAGCAGAGGCAGCTAAAAATTCATGGAAGATCGAGCAAAGGCAACAGTGA
- the LOC140013598 gene encoding subtilisin-like protease SBT1.2 encodes MAAQLQLFFLCILSFYFGFLQADHLETYIVQLHPNGITRPSFSSKFHWHLSFIHKAISSEEDSASRLLYSYRSAMEGFAARLSKLELETLQRSPEVIAVRPERRIELQTTYSYKFLGLNPTANGNAIGAILKSGFGRGAIIGVLDTGIWPESPSFSDDGMPPVPKKWRGICQQGEDFNSSSCNRKLIGARFFTKGYRAASKSLSTDDAVEYVSPRDGQGHGTHTASTAAGTPVQMANVLGNGAGEARGMAPGAHIAVYKVCWFSGCYSSDILAAMDVAIRDGVDILSLSLGGFPVPLYENTIAIGSFRAMERGISVVCAAGNNGPIQSSVANEAPWIATIGASTLDRRFPAIVQLGNGKFLYGESVYPGKGIPSAERKLEAVYITGGQKGSEFCLEGSLPTAKVRGKMVVCDRGVNGRAEKGQVVKKAGGAAMILTNTAINLEEDSVDVHVLPATLIGFDESVLLKSYINSTRSPMARIIFGGTVIGKSRAPAVAQFSSRGPSFTDPSILKPDVIAPGVNIIAAWPQNLGPSGLPEDNRRVNFTLMSGTSMSCPHVSGITALIHSAHPQWSPAAIKSALMTTADVTDHLGKPIMDGDHPAGLFATGAGHVNPIRAINPGLVYEIQPMEYVIHLCSLGYTRSEVFSITHRNVSCHDIVQKNRGFSLNYPTISVMFGPRMTGKMIKRKLTNVGNPNTVFSVDVMPPDGVKVRVKPRQLTFTHTNQTMSYRVWLMSRRRNGSEGTNFAQGSLTWFNSRQRSNGVRSPISVTWASK; translated from the coding sequence ATGGCCGCCCAACTCCAGCTTTTCTTTCTCTGCATATTGTCCTTTTACTTCGGTTTCCTACAAGCTGATCATCTTGAAACCTACATTGTTCAACTCCATCCCAATGGAATTACCAGACCTTCCTTCAGCTCCAAGTTTCATTGGCACTTGTCCTTCATTCACAAAGCCATTTCATCTGAAGAAGACTCCGCCTCTCGCCTCCTGTACTCTTACCGCTCAGCCATGGAAGGCTTTGCAGCTCGGCTGTCCAAGCTTGAGCTTGAGACTCTGCAGCGGTCCCCAGAAGTAATAGCAGTCAGACCTGAGAGGAGAATTGAGCTCCAAACCACGTACTCTTACAAGTTCTTAGGACTCAATCCAACAGCGAACGGGAATGCCATTGGTGCCATTCTCAAGTCTGGATTTGGCAGGGGAGCAATAATTGGGGTGCTCGACACGGGAATTTGGCCCGAGAGTCCGAGTTTTAGTGATGATGGCATGCCCCCTGTGCCTAAAAAATGGAGAGGAATTTGCCAGCAAGGAGAAGACTTTAATTCTTCGAGCTGTAATCGCAAACTTATTGGCGCCCGATTTTTCACTAAAGGTTACCGTGCGGCTTCCAAGTCCTTGTCAACAGATGATGCCGTTGAATATGTGTCACCGAGGGACGGCCAGGGTCATGGCACCCACACAGCATCGACTGCTGCTGGAACCCCAGTTCAAATGGCTAATGTTCTGGGCAACGGGGCAGGAGAGGCTCGAGGGATGGCTCCAGGGGCGCACATTGCTGTATATAAAGTTTGCTGGTTCAGTGGCTGTTACAGCTCTGACATCCTAGCAGCAATGGACGTAGCGATCAGAGATGGAGTGGATATACTCTCCCTTTCACTTGGTGGCTTCCCTGTTCCGCTTTATGAGAATACCATTGCCATTGGCAGCTTCCGGGCTATGGAGCGCGGGATATCAGTTGTATGTGCTGCAGGAAATAACGGTCCAATCCAAAGCTCGGTTGCTAATGAAGCTCCTTGGATTGCAACTATTGGTGCTAGTACGCTTGATCGAAGATTTCCGGCTATAGTTCAGCTTGGTAACGGGAAATTTCTCTATGGGGAATCCGTATACCCTGGAAAAGGAATTCCAAGCGCTGAGAGAAAACTTGAGGCAGTCTACATAACAGGAGGGCAGAAGGGAAGCGAATTCTGCTTGGAAGGCTCTCTTCCTACCGCAAAGGTTCGTGGCAAAATGGTAGTTTGTGATCGAGGTGTCAATGGGAGGGCGGAGAAAGGTCAGGTTGTGAAGAAGGCTGGTGGGGCTGCAATGATCTTAACAAATACAGCAATAAATCTTGAGGAAGATTCTGTTGATGTCCATGTCCTTCCAGCCACATTAATTGGTTTTGATGAATCAGTTCTGCTGAAAAGCTACATAAACTCCACAAGGAGTCCGATGGCACGAATTATATTCGGAGGAACAGTAATTGGGAAGTCTAGAGCACCTGCAGTAGCACAGTTTTCATCGAGGGGACCGAGTTTTACTGATCCTTCAATTCTCAAACCTGATGTTATTGCTCCAGGGGTTAACATCATTGCTGCTTGGCCGCAGAATTTAGGCCCCAGCGGCCTTCCAGAAGACAATAGACGAGTGAACTTCACACTAATGTCTGGCACTTCCATGTCTTGTCCACACGTCAGTGGAATTACTGCTCTCATCCATTCTGCTCACCCACAGTGGTCTCCAGCAGCAATCAAGTCCGCGCTTATGACAACAGCTGATGTAACTGACCATCTAGGGAAACCGATAATGGATGGAGACCATCCTGCAGGACTTTTCGCGACTGGAGCTGGACATGTAAATCCAATTAGAGCCATCAATCCAGGGTTGGTATATGAAATCCAGCCCATGGAGTACGTAATTCACCTCTGCAGTCTTGGATACACAAGATCTGAAGTTTTCAGCATTACTCACAGGAATGTTAGTTGCCATGACATTGTGCAGAAGAATAGGGGTTTTAGCCTCAATTACCCCACTATATCTGTCATGTTCGGGCCAAGAATGACTGGTAAAATGATTAAGAGGAAACTCACAAATGTTGGTAATCCTAATACGGTTTTCTCAGTTGATGTGATGCCACCGGACGGTGTCAAGGTGAGGGTTAAGCCACGACAGCTGACATTTACACACACAAATCAAACGATGAGTTACAGAGTTTGGTTAATGTCgaggagaagaaatggaagCGAGGGGACGAATTTTGCTCAAGGGAGTTTGACTTGGTTCAACAGCAGACAAAGATCCAACGGGGTTAGAAGTCCCATTTCAGTGACTTGGGCTtcaaagtga
- the LOC140013603 gene encoding photosystem II reaction center PSB28 protein, chloroplastic-like → MATLRSVAFCTAISHHPRSLAGLPSGAIHILRSPFNGKPLRIPHSRFAAPRKQCQSSRLTIMMMAKPTIQFIQGTDEQTIPDVKLTKSRDGTNGVAIFRFDEPSVFDSSSEVGDITGFYMIDEEGVLQSVDVNAKFVNGKPAAIEAKYIMRTPRDWDRFMRFMERYANANGLQFIKK, encoded by the exons ATGGCAACGCTGCGGTCTGTTGCTTTCTGTACAGCAATTTCTCACCACCCTCGCTCTCTTGCAG GCTTGCCTTCTGGAGCCATTCATATTTTACGTTCCCCATTCAATGGTAAACCTTTGCGCATACCTCATTCACGTTTCGCCGCCCCAAGAAAACAGTGTCAGTCATCTAGACTCACAATAATGATGATGGCAAAACCCACGATTCAGTTCATACAAGGAACTGATGAACAGACAATACCTGACGTGAAGCTAACGAAATCAAGGGATGGCACAAATGGTGTGGCCATATTCAGATTTGACGAACCGTCAGTTTTTGACTCCTCTAGTGAGGTTGGTGATATAACCGGATTCTACATGATTGATGAAGAAGGGGTCCTTCAGTCAGTTGATGTTAATGCTAAATTTGTTAACGGGAAGCCTGCAGCTATTGAAGCTAAGTATATCATGCGGACACCAAGAGATTGGGACAGGTTCATGAGATTCATGGAGCGATACGCTAATGCTAACGGACTacaattcatcaaaaaatgA
- the LOC140013609 gene encoding uncharacterized protein: MKLHVPLFFFLYCFIACCSHGFAQKVNFNNQVLTLLSIKASLIDPLDQLRDWKVADQAIVNNSVHCIWTGVQCNSNGALDKLNLSHMNLSGVVSPDIQRLQSLTSLNLCGNGFSSPLPKSLSNLTALIHIDLSQNNFVDDFPVGLGRAIGLLTLNASSNNFSGYLPEDLGNATFLETLDLRGNFFEGPIPKSYKNLGKLKFLGLSGNNLSGQIPPELGELSSLETIILGYNELEGGIPAEFGDLTSLKYLDLAVGNLGGPIPAELGKLQMLDTLFLYKNNFEGNIPPLIGNMNSLKLLDFSDNMLSGEIPAEIANLKHLQLLNLMCNQLSGSIPAGFGGLTELEVLELWNNTLSGPLPSDLGRNSPLQWLDISSNSISGQIPESLCSKGNLTKLIMFNNALTGPIPASLSTCMSLVRFRIHNNLLSGTIPVGFGKLGKLQRLELANNSLTGQIPNDIGSSASLSFIDFSRNHLQSYLPSSILSTPNLQRFMVSDNNFVGEIPDQFQDCPSLSVLDLSSNQFTGSIPASIASCEKLVTLNLRENQLTGPIPKGISMMPTLAVLDLSNNSLTGGIPENIGNSPALEMLNVSYNKLEGPVPANGMLRTINPDDLVGNAGLCGGVLPPCSGNSAYTSKRNSLHAKHIVAGWLIGTSALLALVLAGLGARSLYKKWYEKGSCFEERFEVNSSDWPWRLMAFQRLGFTSNDILACIKESNVIGMGATGVVYKAEMQSQKMVAAVKKLWRTGTDVEIGGSDDLVGEVNLLGRLRHRNIVRLLGFLHNDSEAMILYEYMQNGSLGEALHGKQAGKLLVDWVSRYNIALGVAQGLAYLHHDCHPPVIHRDVKSNNILLDANLEARIADFGLAKLMLKKNETVSMVAGSYGYIAPEYGYSLKVDEKSDIYSYGVVLMELLTGKRPLDPEFGESVDIVEWIRIKIRDHKSLETALDPSVGITKHVQEEMLLVLRIAILCTAKLPKDRPSMRDVLTMLGEAKPRRKGSSNHGADKDNPVFSTTPVNDIP; this comes from the exons ATGAAGTTGCATGTTCCTTTGTTCTTCTTCCTCTACTGTTTCATTGCTTGTTGCAGCCACGGTTTTGCTCAGAAAGTTAACTTCAACAATCAAGTATTAACTTTGTTATCAATAAAGGCAAGTCTTATTGATCCATTGGATCAGCTTCGAGATTGGAAAGTTGCAGACCAAGCGATAGTGAACAATTCCGTTCACTGCATTTGGACTGGAGTTCAATGCAACTCCAATGGTGCTCTAGACAAGCTTAATCTTTCTCACATGAATCTTTCTGGGGTTGTATCCCCTGACATCCAACGGCTGCAAAGTCTAACTTCTTTGAACTTATGCGGCAATGGGTTCTCATCACCGCTGCCAAAATCTTTGTCAAATCTCACTGCATTAATTCACATTGATCTGAGCCAGAACAATTTTGTTGATGACTTTCCTGTGGGGCTTGGAAGGGCAATTGGACTATTGACGTTAAATGCTTCAAGCAACAACTTCTCGGGCTATCTTCCTGAGGATCTGGGTAACGCAACATTCCTTGAGACCTTGGATCTTCGAGGGAACTTTTTTGAAGGTCCAATTCCCAAATCTTACAAGAACTTGGGCAAGTTGAAATTTCTGGGTCTTTCAGGGAATAATCTGAGTGGTCAGATACCACCAGAGCTTGGAGAACTTTCATCATTGGAGACTATAATTCTTGGGTACAATGAACTTGAAGGTGGAATTCCAGCAGAGTTTGGGGACCTTACCAGTCTGAAGTACCTTGATCTAGCTGTTGGCAATCTTGGTGGCCCAATTCCAGCTGAACTAGGGAAGCTACAAATGCTGGATACACTTTTCTTGTACAAGAACAATTTTGAAGGAAATATTCCACCATTAATTGGAAACATGAATTCATTGAAGTTGCTGGATTTTTCTGATAACATGTTGTCAGGGGAAATTCCAGCAGAGATAGCTAATCTGAAGCATTTGCAGCTCCTGAATCTGATGTGCAATCAATTATCAGGTTCAATTCCAGCAGGGTTTGGGGGGTTGACTGAGCTAGAGGTGCTTGAGTTGTGGAACAATACCTTATCAGGTCCTCTTCCGAGTGACCTTGGCCGCAATTCACCGCTTCAGTGGCTAGATATTTCATCCAACTCAATATCTGGTCAAATTCCAGAAAGCTTGTGCAGTAAAGGTAACCTCACTAAGCTTATTATGTTCAACAATGCCTTGACTGGTCCAATTCCAGCTAGCCTATCTACATGTATGTCCCTGGTTCGGTTCAGGATtcacaacaatcttctttctgGGACAATTCCAGTTGGCTTTGGTAAACTTGGGAAACTTCAAAGGCTTGAACTGGCAAATAATAGTCTTACGGGGCAAATCCCAAATGACATTGGTTCGTCAGCATCTCTTTCTTTTATTGATTTCTCCAGAAACCACCTTCAATCTTATCTTCCTTCATCCATTCTGTCCACACCAAATCTGCAGAGATTCATGGTCTCAGATAATAACTTTGTTGGCGAAATCCCAGATCAGTTCCAGGATTGTCCTTCACTTTCTGTGCTAGATCTCTCATCAAACCAATTCACTGGAAGCATTCCAGCTAGTATTGCATCATGCGAAAAATTGGTAACCTTAAATCTAAGGGAAAACCAATTAACTGGGCCAATCCCAAAAGGAATTTCTATGATGCCTACATTAGCCGTTCTTGATCTGTCCAACAATTCTTTAACTGGTGGGATACCTGAAAATATTGGGAATTCTCCTGCGCTTGAAATGCTCAATGTTTCTTATAACAAGCTGGAGGGTCCTGTTCCTGCAAATGGCATGCTTAGAACTATTAATCCAGATGATCTTGTTGGCAATGCTGGTCTCTGCGGCGGTGTGCTTCCTCCATGCTCCGGTAATTCAGCATACACATCCAAGCGGAATAGCttgcatgcaaaacacatagttgcTGGATGGCTGATTGGAACATCAGCACTTTTAGCTCTTGTCCTAGCAGGTTTGGGGGCGCGATCCTTGTATAAAAAGTGGTATGAGAAAGGAAGTTGCTTTGAGGAAAGATTTGAAGTTAACAGCAGTGACTGGCCTTGGAGACTAATGGCATTCCAAAGACTTGGTTTCACTAGCAATGACATTCTAGCCTGTATTAAGGAATCAAACGTGATAGGCATGGGCGCAACAGGAGTTGTTTACAAGGCAGAAATGCAAAGCCAAAAGATGGTAGCTGCAGTCAAGAAACTGTGGAGAACAGGAACTGACGTTGAGATCGGAGGCAGTGATGATCTTGTTGGTGAGGTCAATCTCCTAGGAAGATTAAGGCACAGGAACATTGTAAGACTGCTAGGATTTCTTCATAATGACTCCGAGGCAATGATCCTGTACGAATACATGCAGAATGGTAGCCTTGGAGAAGCTTTACATGGCAAACAAGCAGGAAAGTTGCTAGTTGACTGGGTATCCCGCTATAATATAGCGCTTGGCGTGGCACAAGGACTTGCATATCTCCACCACGATTGCCACCCTCCGGTGATCCACCGTGATGTCAAGTCAAACAACATCCTGCTGGATGCAAATCTCGAGGCAAGAATTGCAGATTTCGGGTTGGCAAAGCTGATGTTGAAAAAGAATGAGACTGTATCAATGGTTGCTGGATCCTATGGGTACATAGCCCCTG AGTATGGGTacagcttgaaagttgatgagAAGAGCGATATCTACAGCTATGGGGTTGTCCTCATGGAACTTCTAACTGGTAAAAGGCCATTGGATCCTGAATTTGGAGAATCTGTCGACATTGTGGAATGGATACGCATCAAGATCAGAGACCACAAGTCCTTAGAAACGGCACTAGACCCTTCTGTAGGAATCACGAAACATGTTCAAGAAGAAATGCTGCTAGTCCTGAGGATTGCCATTCTCTGTACAGCCAAGCTCCCCAAGGACAGACCGTCCATGAGGGATGTCCTAACAATGCTTGGAGAGGCAAAGCCTCGAAGAAAAGGCAGTAGCAACCATGGCGCCGATAAAGATAACCCGGTATTTAGCACAACACCTGTAAATGACATTCCGTAA